A single Numenius arquata chromosome 1, bNumArq3.hap1.1, whole genome shotgun sequence DNA region contains:
- the FERRY3 gene encoding ferry endosomal RAB5 effector complex subunit 3 isoform X1, which translates to MKPNKGRTFTRERDYVYTFHVGNQHLVLTVPLKFPVQENISHLHGRLMLLHNLPCFIENDLKQSLNKFIEEETIKDYDREAEMALEAVKSGKVDINQLADTWAKAYKETTLEYAKPEETSWDEDFADVYHDLIHSPASEMLLNLEHNYFVSISELISERDVELKKLRERQGAEMDKVMQELGKSLTDQDVNSLAAQHFESQQDLENKWTNELKQSTAIQKQEYQEWVIKLHQDLKNPNNSSISDEISVQPSQLRESVEGNGRIYEEQRLLEESFTIHLGAQLKTMHNLRLLRADMLDFCKHKRNHRSGVKLHRLQTAMSLYSTSLCGLVLLVDNRISSYSGIKRDFATVCQECTDFHFPGIQEQLEIVQKVVLKARAQRSSKSKRHENKSSGNEDKLKNIERNQSNILPGEFYITRHSNLSEIHVAFHLCVDDNVRSGNITARDPAIMGLRNILKVCCTHDITTISIPLLLVHDMSEEMTIPWCLKRAELVFKCVKGFMMEMASWDGGVSRTVQFLVPQTISEEMFYQLSNMLPQIFRVSSTLTLTSKH; encoded by the exons ATGAAGCCTAATAAAGGAAGGACCTTCACTAGGGAGAGAGACTATGTGTACACATTCCACGTGGGAAATCAGCATTTAGTGCTTACTGTGCCTCTCAAATTCCCCGTGCAAGAGAATATTAGTCATTTGCATGGGCGTCTAATGCTTCTGCACAATCTGCCATGCTTTATAGAAAATG ACCTGAAGCAATCTCTTAATAAGTTCATAGAAGAGGAAACAATAAAAGATTACGATAGAGAAGCTGAAATGGCTCTGGAAGCAGTGAAATCAGGAAAAGTAGACATAAACCAGCTGGCAGATACTTGGGCTAAAGCTTATAAAGAG ACAACATTAGAATATGCAAAACCTGAAGAAACCAGCTGGGATGAAGATTTTGCTGATGTTTATCACGATCTGATACATTCTCCAGCTTCTGAAATGCTGTTAAACCTGGAACACAATTATTTTGTTAGTATCTCAGAATTAATAAGTGAAAGAGATGTGGAACTGAAAAAACTacgggaaag ACAAGGAGCAGAAATGGATAAGGTGATGCAGGAGCTAGGGAAATCACTAACAGACCAAGACGTAAATTCATTAGCAGCTCAGCATTTTGAATCTCAGCAG GATTTGGAGAACAAATGGACCAATGAATTAAAACAGTCTACTGCTATCCAGAAGCAAGAATATCAGGAATGGGTGATAAAGCTTCATCAGGACCTAAAGAATCCAAATAACAGCTCAATCAG TGATGAAATCAGTGTTCAGCCCAGTCAACTGAGAGAATCTGTAGAAGGAAATGGAAGAATTTATGAAGAGCAAAGGCTGTTAGAAGAAAGTTTCACTATTCACTTGG GAGCTCAGTTGAAGACCATGCATAACTTGAGATTACTGAGAGCTGATATGCTGGATTTCTGTAAACATAAGCGCAATCATCGAAGTGGAGTAAAACTTCACAGGCTTCAAACTGCAATGTCGCTCTATTCAACTTCTCTCTGTGGCCTGGTTTTATTGGTAGATAACCGTATCAGTTCATATAGCGGCATCAAAAGAG attttGCAACTGTTTGCCAAGAATGCACGGATTTCCATTTTCCTGGAATTCAAGAACAGCTTGAAATTGTCCAGAAGGTTGTACTTAAGGCCAGAGCACAGCGTAGCAGTAAGTCGAAAAGACATG aaaacaaaagtagtGGAAATGAAGATAAATTAAAGAATATTGAACGAAACCAGTCAAATATTTTGCCGG GAGAATTCTACATCACACGCCATTCAAATCTTTCTGAAATTCACGTCGCTTTTCACCTCTGCGTGGATGATAATGTAAGATCTGGTAACATAACTGCTCGGGATCCTGCGATCATGGGACTCAGAAACATTCTCAAAGTTTGCTGCACACACGACATTACTACCATTAGTATTCCTCTCTTATTGGTGCATGATATGTCAGAA gaaatgaCTATTCCATGGTGCTTGAAGAGGGCAGAGCTTGTGTTCAAGTGCGTCAAAG GTTTCATGATGGAAATGGCCTCGTGGGATGGAGGAGTTTCTCGAACTGTACAATTTCTGGTACCACAG acaATTTCTGAGGAAATGTTTTACCAACTGAGTAATATGCTTCCACAAATCTTCAGAGTGTCCTCTACATTGACTTTGACCTCTAAGCACTGA
- the FERRY3 gene encoding ferry endosomal RAB5 effector complex subunit 3 isoform X2, producing MKPNKGRTFTRERDYVYTFHVGNQHLVLTVPLKFPVQENISHLHGRLMLLHNLPCFIENDLKQSLNKFIEEETIKDYDREAEMALEAVKSGKVDINQLADTWAKAYKETTLEYAKPEETSWDEDFADVYHDLIHSPASEMLLNLEHNYFVSISELISERDVELKKLRERQGAEMDKVMQELGKSLTDQDVNSLAAQHFESQQDLENKWTNELKQSTAIQKQEYQEWVIKLHQDLKNPNNSSISDEISVQPSQLRESVEGNGRIYEEQRLLEESFTIHLGAQLKTMHNLRLLRADMLDFCKHKRNHRSGVKLHRLQTAMSLYSTSLCGLVLLVDNRISSYSGIKRDFATVCQECTDFHFPGIQEQLEIVQKVVLKARAQRSKNKSSGNEDKLKNIERNQSNILPGEFYITRHSNLSEIHVAFHLCVDDNVRSGNITARDPAIMGLRNILKVCCTHDITTISIPLLLVHDMSEEMTIPWCLKRAELVFKCVKGFMMEMASWDGGVSRTVQFLVPQTISEEMFYQLSNMLPQIFRVSSTLTLTSKH from the exons ATGAAGCCTAATAAAGGAAGGACCTTCACTAGGGAGAGAGACTATGTGTACACATTCCACGTGGGAAATCAGCATTTAGTGCTTACTGTGCCTCTCAAATTCCCCGTGCAAGAGAATATTAGTCATTTGCATGGGCGTCTAATGCTTCTGCACAATCTGCCATGCTTTATAGAAAATG ACCTGAAGCAATCTCTTAATAAGTTCATAGAAGAGGAAACAATAAAAGATTACGATAGAGAAGCTGAAATGGCTCTGGAAGCAGTGAAATCAGGAAAAGTAGACATAAACCAGCTGGCAGATACTTGGGCTAAAGCTTATAAAGAG ACAACATTAGAATATGCAAAACCTGAAGAAACCAGCTGGGATGAAGATTTTGCTGATGTTTATCACGATCTGATACATTCTCCAGCTTCTGAAATGCTGTTAAACCTGGAACACAATTATTTTGTTAGTATCTCAGAATTAATAAGTGAAAGAGATGTGGAACTGAAAAAACTacgggaaag ACAAGGAGCAGAAATGGATAAGGTGATGCAGGAGCTAGGGAAATCACTAACAGACCAAGACGTAAATTCATTAGCAGCTCAGCATTTTGAATCTCAGCAG GATTTGGAGAACAAATGGACCAATGAATTAAAACAGTCTACTGCTATCCAGAAGCAAGAATATCAGGAATGGGTGATAAAGCTTCATCAGGACCTAAAGAATCCAAATAACAGCTCAATCAG TGATGAAATCAGTGTTCAGCCCAGTCAACTGAGAGAATCTGTAGAAGGAAATGGAAGAATTTATGAAGAGCAAAGGCTGTTAGAAGAAAGTTTCACTATTCACTTGG GAGCTCAGTTGAAGACCATGCATAACTTGAGATTACTGAGAGCTGATATGCTGGATTTCTGTAAACATAAGCGCAATCATCGAAGTGGAGTAAAACTTCACAGGCTTCAAACTGCAATGTCGCTCTATTCAACTTCTCTCTGTGGCCTGGTTTTATTGGTAGATAACCGTATCAGTTCATATAGCGGCATCAAAAGAG attttGCAACTGTTTGCCAAGAATGCACGGATTTCCATTTTCCTGGAATTCAAGAACAGCTTGAAATTGTCCAGAAGGTTGTACTTAAGGCCAGAGCACAGCGTAGCA aaaacaaaagtagtGGAAATGAAGATAAATTAAAGAATATTGAACGAAACCAGTCAAATATTTTGCCGG GAGAATTCTACATCACACGCCATTCAAATCTTTCTGAAATTCACGTCGCTTTTCACCTCTGCGTGGATGATAATGTAAGATCTGGTAACATAACTGCTCGGGATCCTGCGATCATGGGACTCAGAAACATTCTCAAAGTTTGCTGCACACACGACATTACTACCATTAGTATTCCTCTCTTATTGGTGCATGATATGTCAGAA gaaatgaCTATTCCATGGTGCTTGAAGAGGGCAGAGCTTGTGTTCAAGTGCGTCAAAG GTTTCATGATGGAAATGGCCTCGTGGGATGGAGGAGTTTCTCGAACTGTACAATTTCTGGTACCACAG acaATTTCTGAGGAAATGTTTTACCAACTGAGTAATATGCTTCCACAAATCTTCAGAGTGTCCTCTACATTGACTTTGACCTCTAAGCACTGA